From a single Botrytis cinerea B05.10 chromosome 4, complete sequence genomic region:
- the Bcpct1 gene encoding Bcpct1, translating into MSSPSSGGSVGKRKRTAPASSKKPSTLDQLQNSSRDASGEDGESTAPETRETRSSSHKKTISMDSQNPPAKRLRSSTHEKVAVNGSDNARDPGEPSDTTEGSTDIANRVGKKGRKSISKGEEDVPEQEGEKETAQSMAPPPIGKLTDPVGYKTNPPPADRPVRVYADGVFDLFHLGHMRQLEQAKKAFPDVYLLVGVTGDAETHKRKGLTVLSGQERAETVRHCKWVDEVVENCPWIVTPEFLAEKRIDYVAHDDLPYGADEGDDIYKPIKEQGKFLVTQRTEGVSTTGIITKIVRDYEKYIARQFKRGTTRQELNVSWLKKNELDLKRHVAEMREAIRTNWSTTGQELGKELKQFWQSSRPGSPARMHSFDGNSTGSLTSPSALQHLTRRLEIPRNDSPGPGSDFATGYSLGLIGGVRSWMTRSRQTNRDSLQGSESSEEESDERLSPRGRNEKENFKRDENEVDEEQVDAQIDAAMAENAKKSGQ; encoded by the exons ATgtcttctccatcatccGGCGGAAGTGTGGGAAAGAGAAAGCGTACTGCTCCTGCTTCATCCAAAAAACCCTCAACACTCGATCAATTACAAAATTCATCGAGAGATGCATCTGGTGAAGATGGCGAATCCACAGCTCCAGAGACCAGAGAAACACGTAGCTCAAGCCACAAAAAAACTATCTCCATGGACTCTCAAAACCCACCCGCGAAACGTCTTCGATCATCTACACACGAGAAAGTAGCAGTTAATGGATCTGACAACGCGCGAGATCCAGGTGAGCCATCGGATACAACTGAAGGCAGTACAGACATTGCGAACAGAGTTggaaagaagggaagaaaaagcATTTccaaaggagaggaagatgtgCCAGAAcaagagggagagaaagagaccGCACAATCAATGGCTCCACCACCAATTGGAAAATTGACGGATCCAGTTGGATACAAAACAAACCCGCCACCTGCTGATAGACCAGTTCGTGTTTATGCGGATGGTGTGTTTGATCTATTTCATCTTGG ACATATGCGACAGCTTGAACAAGCGAAGAAAGCATTCCCAGATGTTTATTTGTTGGTCGGAGTTACAGGAGACGCGGAAACACACAAGAGAAAAGGACTTACAGTTCTATCTGGGCAAGAGCGAGCCGAGACTGTAAGACATTGCAAATGGGTCGATGAGGTTGTTGAGAACTGCCCATGGATTGTTACTCCAGAATTTCTAGCAGAGAAAAGGATTGATTACGTTGCGCATGATGATCTTCCATATGGAGCTGATGAGGGAGATGATATTTACAAACCGATCAAGGAACAAGGAAAATTCTTGGTTACACAGAGAACCGAGGGTGTTAGCACGACCGGTATCATCACAAA GATTGTTCGAGACTATGAGAAATATATTGCACGTCAATTCAAGCGGGGCACAACAAGACAGGAACTTAACGTATCATGGCTCAAGAAGAATGAACTCGATCTAAAGCGTCATGTTGCAGAGATGAGAGAAGCTATTCGAACAAATTGGAGTACTACTGGTCAGGAATTGGGCAAAGAATTGAAACAATTCTGGCAATCCAGTCGTCCTGGTAGCCCCGCACGCATGCACAGTTTCGACGGGAATAGTACTGGATCCCTCACAAGCCCATCTGCTCTACAACATCTTACACGCCGTTTGGAAATCCCAAGAAATGATAGCCCAGGTCCGGGCAGCGATTTTGCAACAGGATATAGTTTAGGTCTTATTGGTGGTGTACGATCATGG ATGACTCGAAGTCGTCAAACCAATCGTGATAGCTTACAAGGAAGTGAAAGCAGTGAAGAGGAAAGTGATGAGAGACTTTCACCACGTGGTAGAAACGAAAAGGAAAATTTCAAAcgtgatgaaaatgaagttgatgaagaacaAGTCGATGCACAAATTGATGCGGCTATGGCGGAAAATGCTAAGAAATCTGGCCAATAA